From Flavobacteriales bacterium, the proteins below share one genomic window:
- a CDS encoding quinol:cytochrome C oxidoreductase, which yields MVVGLISLIAAYVGIDSQDDTNRFWANMLVNGLFFTFITLGALFFIALQYATEAAWSMMVRRIYESVLAFLPVGIIVLGIVFLMGTLHQHHIYHWMDASATTKYVMAETLGSAHPVYVDEYVEGAVENEHYDHLIAGKTAYLNTPFFWIRTLVYFATFMIFARFFRKQSLREDQEGGTGIHIKNYKRGALFLVFFAVFSSTLSWDWIMSIDTHWFSTMFGWYTFSGMWVSAMIVSVILVLYLKGKGLLPMVNSSHIHDMGKWVFAISFLWTYLWFSQFMLIWYSDIPEEVTYFQTRFENYGIPMFTMVFVNFLLPMVILMSRDAKRNVKFLVTVGTIIFFGHWFDTYLMVMPGVAFDHWHGLEWTEIGMMIGFLGAFIYLTLNRLSKAKLVPEQSPMLEESIQHHI from the coding sequence ATGGTCGTTGGATTGATATCCTTGATCGCTGCGTATGTGGGAATAGATAGTCAGGATGATACGAACAGGTTCTGGGCCAATATGCTGGTCAATGGGCTATTCTTCACCTTCATCACGCTCGGGGCGCTGTTCTTCATCGCTCTGCAGTATGCCACAGAGGCTGCATGGAGCATGATGGTACGTAGGATCTATGAGTCTGTATTGGCCTTTCTTCCAGTAGGCATAATCGTGTTAGGTATTGTCTTTCTGATGGGCACCCTTCACCAACACCATATCTACCACTGGATGGATGCAAGTGCTACAACGAAATATGTCATGGCCGAAACACTAGGAAGTGCCCACCCGGTCTATGTCGATGAGTATGTCGAAGGCGCAGTCGAGAATGAACACTATGATCATCTGATCGCTGGAAAGACAGCTTATCTGAATACACCTTTCTTCTGGATCCGTACCCTGGTCTACTTTGCGACCTTCATGATCTTTGCGCGTTTCTTCCGCAAACAATCCTTGAGAGAAGATCAGGAAGGTGGAACGGGAATCCACATAAAGAATTATAAGAGAGGAGCACTGTTCCTCGTATTCTTTGCCGTGTTCTCCAGCACCTTGTCCTGGGATTGGATCATGAGTATCGATACCCACTGGTTCAGCACCATGTTCGGATGGTACACCTTCAGTGGGATGTGGGTCTCTGCAATGATCGTTAGTGTAATTCTCGTCCTTTATCTGAAAGGCAAGGGACTCTTGCCGATGGTCAACTCCAGCCACATCCATGATATGGGGAAATGGGTCTTCGCGATCAGCTTCCTCTGGACCTACCTATGGTTCTCTCAATTCATGCTGATCTGGTATTCGGATATTCCTGAAGAGGTCACCTATTTCCAGACACGATTCGAGAATTACGGTATTCCTATGTTCACCATGGTATTCGTCAATTTCCTGCTTCCAATGGTCATCCTCATGTCCAGAGATGCTAAGAGAAATGTGAAATTCCTGGTCACAGTAGGTACCATCATCTTCTTCGGACACTGGTTCGATACCTATCTGATGGTCATGCCTGGAGTTGCATTCGACCATTGGCACGGATTGGAGTGGACCGAGATAGGAATGATGATCGGCTTCTTAGGAGCGTTCATCTATCTGACACTTAACCGATTGAGTAAGGCCAAGTTGGTGCCGGAGCAAAGCCCGATGTTGGAAGAGAGTATCCAGCACCACATTTAA
- a CDS encoding DUF3341 domain-containing protein, which produces IGVKRTRLGIVSFMFGLGGLSLAILGTWYFMIDDWPTIIGGKPNFAYHYNVPSFVPILFEFTVFCAAHGMAITYLIRNRTLPGMPPVNPDPRTTDDKFVLEFDTVQNHGMSADDIIAAVKDTGVYELNEKKY; this is translated from the coding sequence TCATCGGTGTGAAACGGACGCGCTTAGGGATTGTATCCTTCATGTTCGGTCTGGGCGGATTGAGTCTGGCCATATTGGGTACCTGGTATTTCATGATCGATGATTGGCCCACGATCATAGGAGGTAAACCGAATTTTGCGTACCACTACAATGTACCATCCTTCGTTCCCATCCTTTTCGAATTCACCGTATTCTGTGCGGCACATGGTATGGCGATCACCTATTTGATCAGGAACAGGACCCTGCCGGGAATGCCTCCTGTGAATCCGGATCCCCGTACTACAGATGATAAGTTCGTTCTGGAATTCGACACGGTGCAGAACCATGGTATGTCAGCTGATGATATCATCGCTGCTGTCAAAGACACCGGAGTGTATGAACTCAATGAAAAGAAGTACTGA
- a CDS encoding cytochrome c: MIRIEKNMRWMVIAFAVTTLISCSTDPLSPGIEYMPDMYRSPAIEEYVDYGEMRDRIHPDTADNLSAMKPVKGTIPYAFSEEGAQYNFPYPYENTVEDYEKAGAELVNPVEFTEEVYVNAKANYDIFCIHCHGEKGAGNGILVERGKFAAPPAYQGIEGLTQGKMFHTLHYGKGNMGSHAGQLNREERWELVHYVQTLRDEQYDNPFQSTAAAQTDSTAAQVEPETEEIN; encoded by the coding sequence ATGATCCGAATCGAAAAGAACATGAGATGGATGGTCATTGCCTTTGCGGTGACGACTTTGATTTCCTGTAGCACGGATCCATTGAGCCCAGGTATCGAGTACATGCCGGATATGTACCGTTCGCCTGCTATAGAGGAGTATGTGGACTATGGAGAGATGCGAGATCGTATCCATCCGGATACTGCGGATAATCTAAGTGCTATGAAACCGGTCAAGGGAACCATCCCTTATGCTTTCTCTGAGGAAGGTGCGCAATATAATTTCCCGTATCCCTATGAGAATACGGTAGAAGATTATGAGAAGGCAGGAGCTGAGCTTGTCAATCCGGTCGAATTCACCGAAGAGGTTTACGTAAATGCCAAGGCCAACTACGATATCTTCTGTATCCATTGTCACGGAGAGAAAGGAGCTGGCAACGGCATACTTGTAGAACGTGGAAAATTTGCAGCTCCACCCGCCTATCAAGGTATCGAAGGTCTCACCCAAGGGAAAATGTTCCACACCCTGCATTATGGTAAGGGGAATATGGGTTCACACGCGGGGCAATTGAATCGCGAGGAGAGATGGGAACTAGTGCATTACGTGCAGACCTTGCGCGATGAGCAATATGACAACCCATTCCAGAGTACAGCCGCAGCTCAGACTGACTCGACTGCAGCGCAAGTAGAACCTGAAACCGAAGAAATCAACTGA